The proteins below come from a single Roseiflexus sp. RS-1 genomic window:
- a CDS encoding eCIS core domain-containing protein translates to MNDRIVLRRQRQSIHHRSMRSDLSPDSSLLFASGNALRGHTFNAIAIHHHAPLGAPQTRLTVNTPGDAYEQEADRVATQVLRMSDEEVLTARAGEGIQRLTSEEEEEELLQAKEESGATPQVLAARAGEGIQRLTSEEEEEELLQAKEESGATPQVTPETQAAIDAMRGGGAPLDPTTRTFMEPRFGHDFSQVRVHTDARAATVARSLDALAFTVGNDIAFAPGQYRPGSDEGRALLAHELTHTLQQTGGAARVQRQEAGAERAASSDNATLKR, encoded by the coding sequence GTGAACGATCGCATAGTGCTGCGTCGTCAGCGTCAATCGATCCATCATCGCTCCATGCGTTCCGACCTTTCGCCGGACAGTTCCCTGCTCTTCGCATCAGGGAACGCGCTGCGCGGTCATACCTTCAACGCGATCGCCATCCACCATCACGCGCCGTTGGGTGCGCCTCAAACCAGGCTGACTGTCAACACGCCAGGCGATGCGTACGAGCAGGAGGCTGATCGTGTCGCAACGCAGGTGCTGCGGATGAGCGACGAGGAGGTGCTGACGGCGCGCGCCGGTGAGGGCATTCAGCGCCTGACGTCGGAGGAAGAGGAAGAGGAGTTGCTCCAGGCGAAGGAAGAGTCGGGCGCCACGCCGCAGGTGCTGGCGGCGCGCGCCGGTGAGGGCATTCAGCGCCTGACGTCGGAGGAAGAGGAAGAGGAGTTGCTCCAGGCGAAGGAAGAGTCGGGCGCCACGCCGCAGGTGACTCCCGAAACCCAGGCAGCGATTGACGCCATGCGCGGTGGCGGCGCTCCGCTCGATCCGACGACGCGCACGTTTATGGAACCACGCTTCGGGCACGATTTCAGCCAGGTGCGGGTGCATACCGATGCGCGCGCCGCAACCGTCGCGCGGTCGCTCGACGCACTGGCGTTCACCGTCGGCAACGATATCGCCTTTGCGCCAGGGCAGTACCGACCGGGCAGCGACGAAGGGCGGGCGCTGCTGGCGCACGAGTTGACCCATACCCTTCAGCAGACCGGCGGCGCGGCACGGGTGCAGCGGCAGGAAGCGGGAGCGGAACGTGCGGCATCGTCCGACAATGCGACATTGAAGCGCTGA